A genomic window from Streptomyces broussonetiae includes:
- a CDS encoding alpha/beta fold hydrolase, translated as MIGRRNFGKALGVVTASTAAASCGRMPDPSSVSAAARTSAPATGTAETSRGPSFAVVRQIHAGELNIGYAETGPAHGPVVILLHGWPYDIHSYVEVAPLLAGHGYRVIVPYLRGYGTTTFLSGRTFRNAEQVVFARDIIALMDALRIERAVLGGFDWGSRTADIIAALWPGRCKALVSVSGYLITNRKAQQQPLPPTAEWAWWYQYYFSIARGELGLAKYRDDFAKLIWRNVSPTWHFSDATFNRTARAFDNPDYVPIVIHNYRWRLGLAPGDPRYDGLEAKLAEGPPVHVPAVTLDGALDPFTPPGNGAAYRSKFTGPYAHRTLQGIGHNVPQEAPEAFARAVLDADRM; from the coding sequence GTGATAGGCAGGCGGAATTTCGGCAAGGCCCTGGGCGTGGTCACGGCGAGCACAGCGGCTGCCTCATGTGGGAGGATGCCCGACCCCTCCTCGGTCTCGGCGGCCGCTCGGACCAGCGCGCCGGCGACCGGGACTGCCGAGACTTCACGTGGTCCGTCCTTCGCGGTGGTGAGGCAGATCCACGCCGGCGAGTTGAATATCGGCTACGCCGAAACGGGACCCGCCCATGGCCCGGTGGTGATCCTGCTGCACGGCTGGCCGTACGACATTCACAGCTATGTCGAGGTGGCCCCGCTGCTGGCCGGGCATGGCTATCGCGTCATCGTGCCTTACCTGCGCGGCTACGGGACGACCACGTTCCTGTCCGGCAGGACGTTCCGTAACGCGGAGCAGGTGGTGTTCGCGCGGGACATCATCGCGCTGATGGACGCTCTGCGGATCGAGCGAGCAGTCCTTGGCGGTTTCGACTGGGGATCTCGCACCGCCGACATCATCGCCGCTCTGTGGCCAGGACGCTGCAAGGCTCTGGTTTCCGTGAGCGGCTATCTCATAACCAACCGGAAGGCCCAGCAGCAGCCGCTGCCTCCGACGGCCGAGTGGGCGTGGTGGTACCAGTACTACTTCTCCATCGCTCGGGGCGAGTTGGGGCTCGCGAAGTACCGGGACGACTTCGCCAAGCTCATCTGGCGCAACGTCTCGCCGACCTGGCATTTCAGCGACGCTACCTTCAACCGCACGGCCCGGGCCTTCGACAACCCGGACTACGTTCCCATCGTGATCCACAACTACCGCTGGCGTCTCGGTCTCGCACCGGGCGACCCGCGCTACGACGGCCTCGAGGCGAAGCTCGCCGAAGGGCCGCCCGTTCACGTGCCCGCCGTCACCCTCGACGGCGCGCTGGACCCCTTCACCCCTCCTGGTAACGGAGCCGCCTACCGCAGCAAGTTCACCGGTCCCTACGCCCACCGCACGCTGCAGGGTATCGGCCACAACGTGCCGCAGGAGGCGCCCGAGGCGTTCGCCCGCGCGGTCCTGGATGCCGACCGCATGTGA
- a CDS encoding IS110 family RNA-guided transposase: MIYCGIDWAERTHDVALVNDTGQLLAKRHITDDAAGYQLLLELLAEHGDTEEDPISVAIETSRGLLEAVLRTGKRKVFAINPMAAARYRDRHSVSRKKSDPGDALVLANILRTDMHAHRPLPDDSDLGRAIAVLARAQQDSLWNRQQLANQLRSLLREYYPAALDAFAAWTNGLCRPEARELLKAAPTPTRAARLTRTQLQAVLKRSGRQRGIALEADRLRDVFHAEWAHQPPLVEDALGKQMLALLVQLDAACTAADDLAKAVAEAFPQHPDAEILLSFPGLGIQLAARILAEIGDDRTRFADARGLKAYAGSSPVTRASGKKSSITRRWVKNDRLNHAGYLWAFSSLQASIGANAHYRRRREHGDWHAAAQRNLFNRMIGQLYHCLQHRKVFDENTAFPTELAAAA, encoded by the coding sequence TTGATCTACTGCGGAATCGACTGGGCGGAACGCACCCACGACGTCGCCCTGGTCAACGACACCGGCCAGTTACTGGCCAAGCGGCACATCACGGACGACGCAGCCGGTTACCAGCTGCTCCTGGAACTGCTCGCCGAGCACGGCGACACCGAGGAGGACCCAATCTCGGTGGCGATCGAGACCTCGCGCGGTCTGCTGGAGGCCGTGCTGCGGACCGGGAAGCGGAAGGTGTTCGCGATCAACCCGATGGCCGCCGCCCGCTACCGCGACCGCCACTCGGTCTCGCGCAAGAAGTCCGACCCCGGTGACGCCCTGGTCCTTGCGAACATCCTGCGCACCGACATGCACGCCCACCGGCCCCTGCCGGACGACAGCGACCTCGGCCGGGCCATCGCCGTCCTCGCCCGCGCCCAGCAGGACTCACTCTGGAACCGGCAGCAGCTCGCCAACCAGCTCCGCTCCCTGCTGCGCGAGTACTACCCGGCCGCCCTGGATGCCTTCGCAGCCTGGACCAACGGTCTGTGCCGCCCCGAGGCTCGCGAACTGCTGAAGGCCGCACCGACGCCCACCCGGGCCGCGCGGTTGACCCGCACCCAGCTCCAGGCCGTGCTCAAGCGATCCGGCCGTCAGCGCGGCATCGCGTTGGAGGCCGACCGGCTGCGTGACGTCTTCCACGCGGAGTGGGCCCACCAGCCGCCGCTGGTCGAGGATGCGCTCGGCAAGCAGATGCTCGCCCTGCTCGTCCAGTTGGACGCCGCCTGCACCGCCGCCGACGACCTCGCGAAGGCGGTGGCAGAGGCGTTCCCTCAGCACCCGGACGCCGAGATCCTGCTGAGCTTCCCCGGGCTCGGCATCCAACTCGCCGCCCGGATCCTCGCTGAGATCGGGGACGACCGCACTCGCTTCGCCGACGCCCGCGGCCTGAAGGCGTATGCAGGCTCCTCGCCCGTCACCAGAGCCTCCGGCAAGAAGTCGTCCATCACTCGTCGCTGGGTGAAAAACGACCGACTCAACCACGCCGGCTACCTCTGGGCCTTCTCCTCGCTACAGGCCTCCATCGGGGCCAACGCCCACTACCGACGACGCCGCGAACATGGAGACTGGCACGCAGCCGCCCAGAGGAACCTCTTCAACCGCATGATCGGACAGCTCTACCACTGCCTTCAGCACCGCAAGGTGTTCGACGAGAACACCGCGTTCCCCACCGAACTTGCCGCCGCCGCTTGA
- a CDS encoding NAD-dependent malic enzyme — translation MTETHARTPAIPSVLVDPLRNRDVAFTPEERAALGLTGRLPSGVFTLERQAQRAYQQMQVQGSDLAKNVYLEQLHDRNETLYYKVLAEHLVELLPIVYDPTVGEAIEKYSHEYRRPRGIFLSIDHPDDMEKAFATLQLGPEDVDLIVCTDAEEILGIGDWGVGGIQISVGKLAVYTAAAGIDPRRVVPVSLDVGTDRESLLEDPLYLGNRHPRVRGADYDAFIEKYLETASSTFPDALLHFEDFGPSNARRILEQYGERYRIFNDDMQGTGAITLAAALSAVKVSGVRMRKQKLVVFGAGTAGVGIADQLRDAMIRDGADPEQAATRVWLIDKQGLLTRDMTDLRDFQQPYARDPAEVADWARGSDGKISLLETVRRVRPTILLGTSTVHSAFTREVVQAMTEGTERPIIFPISNPTSRIEAMPADVIAWSGGKALVATGIPVAPVEYDGASYRIGQANNALLYPGLGLGTVVSGASQVTAGMLLAAAQAVADQVDPSGPGASLLPPVDNLRESSAITATAVVKAALDDGVATSKPVDIAQAVREAMWQPVYTDGATA, via the coding sequence ATGACCGAAACCCACGCGCGGACCCCTGCCATCCCCAGCGTCCTGGTGGATCCGCTGCGTAATCGTGATGTGGCCTTTACACCGGAGGAAAGGGCGGCCCTCGGTCTTACGGGACGCCTGCCATCCGGAGTGTTCACGCTTGAGCGGCAGGCTCAGCGCGCCTACCAGCAGATGCAGGTACAAGGCAGCGACCTGGCCAAGAACGTGTATCTGGAACAGCTGCACGATCGCAACGAAACGCTGTACTACAAGGTTCTCGCCGAGCACCTCGTCGAGCTGCTACCGATCGTCTACGACCCCACCGTGGGCGAGGCGATCGAGAAGTACTCCCACGAGTACCGCCGCCCGCGCGGCATCTTCCTGTCCATCGACCATCCCGACGACATGGAGAAAGCCTTCGCCACGCTTCAACTCGGGCCCGAAGACGTCGACCTGATCGTGTGCACCGATGCCGAGGAGATCCTGGGCATCGGCGACTGGGGCGTGGGAGGCATCCAGATCTCGGTGGGCAAGCTCGCGGTGTACACGGCGGCCGCAGGCATCGACCCGCGCCGCGTCGTGCCCGTCTCGCTGGATGTGGGCACGGACCGCGAGTCGCTGCTGGAGGACCCGTTGTACCTGGGCAACCGGCACCCCCGGGTCCGGGGCGCCGACTACGACGCGTTCATCGAGAAGTACCTGGAGACGGCATCGTCCACGTTCCCCGACGCGCTCTTGCACTTCGAGGACTTCGGCCCCAGCAACGCACGACGCATCCTGGAGCAGTACGGGGAACGCTACCGGATCTTCAACGACGACATGCAGGGCACCGGAGCCATTACGCTGGCCGCCGCCCTGTCCGCCGTCAAGGTCAGCGGTGTGCGGATGCGCAAGCAGAAGCTGGTCGTCTTCGGTGCCGGCACCGCCGGGGTGGGCATCGCTGACCAGTTGCGCGACGCGATGATTCGCGACGGCGCGGATCCGGAGCAGGCCGCCACCCGGGTATGGCTGATCGACAAGCAGGGCCTGCTCACTCGGGACATGACCGATCTGCGTGACTTCCAGCAGCCCTATGCGCGCGATCCGGCCGAGGTGGCAGACTGGGCAAGGGGAAGCGACGGGAAGATCTCACTTCTGGAAACGGTGCGTCGCGTCAGGCCGACGATCCTGCTGGGCACCTCCACCGTGCACAGCGCCTTCACGCGTGAGGTCGTCCAGGCCATGACCGAGGGGACGGAACGGCCGATCATCTTCCCCATCTCCAACCCCACATCCCGTATCGAGGCCATGCCTGCCGACGTCATCGCCTGGTCCGGGGGTAAGGCGCTCGTCGCAACCGGCATCCCCGTCGCGCCCGTGGAGTACGACGGCGCGAGCTACCGCATCGGGCAGGCCAACAACGCGCTCTTGTACCCGGGCTTGGGCCTGGGCACGGTCGTCTCCGGTGCGTCCCAGGTAACCGCGGGCATGCTGCTCGCGGCCGCACAGGCTGTCGCGGATCAGGTCGACCCGTCGGGGCCGGGTGCCTCCCTGCTGCCACCCGTGGACAACCTTCGAGAGTCCTCCGCGATCACTGCGACCGCGGTGGTCAAGGCGGCACTCGACGACGGCGTGGCCACCTCCAAGCCGGTCGACATCGCACAGGCTGTCCGGGAGGCCATGTGGCAGCCGGTCTACACCGACGGAGCCACAGCATGA
- a CDS encoding aldo/keto reductase: MDYIKLGNTGLDISPICLGTMSIGEPDRGYPAWTLPEEASRPLIKAAVEAGINFFDTANGYSDGSSEEILGRALREFAAREDVVIATKVYHPMRPGHPNSGGLSRKAIMTEVDASLTRLGTDYIDLWQIHRFDETTPLEETLEALHDVVKSGKVRYIGASSMHAWQFAKALHLQHLHGWTRFVSMQNHYSLLNREEEREMLPLCADEKIGTIAWSPLARGKLTRDWDETTHRSSADAFTKTLFQQEEGEKTIVREVAAIAAERGVSRAQVALAWVSRNPVVSAPIVGVTKPHHLQDAIASLEVRLTDAEAARLEGPYAPQPLAGF; this comes from the coding sequence GTGGACTACATCAAGCTCGGAAACACCGGCCTCGACATCTCCCCGATCTGCCTCGGAACGATGAGCATCGGAGAGCCCGACCGCGGCTACCCCGCCTGGACACTGCCCGAGGAGGCCAGCCGGCCGCTGATCAAGGCAGCGGTGGAGGCCGGGATCAACTTCTTCGACACCGCCAACGGCTACTCCGACGGCTCCAGCGAAGAGATCCTCGGCCGAGCGCTGCGCGAGTTCGCCGCCCGCGAGGACGTTGTGATCGCCACGAAGGTCTACCACCCGATGCGGCCTGGGCACCCGAACTCCGGCGGCCTCTCACGCAAAGCGATCATGACCGAGGTCGATGCGAGCCTCACCCGCCTGGGCACCGACTACATCGACCTGTGGCAGATCCACCGTTTCGACGAGACGACCCCGCTCGAGGAGACCCTGGAGGCGCTGCACGACGTCGTCAAGTCGGGCAAGGTTCGCTACATCGGCGCGTCCTCGATGCACGCCTGGCAGTTCGCCAAGGCCCTGCATCTGCAGCATCTGCACGGCTGGACCCGCTTCGTGTCGATGCAGAACCACTACAGCCTGCTCAACCGCGAGGAAGAGCGGGAGATGCTGCCGCTGTGCGCCGACGAGAAGATCGGCACCATTGCCTGGAGCCCGCTGGCACGCGGCAAGCTCACCCGCGACTGGGACGAGACCACCCACCGCTCCAGCGCCGACGCCTTCACCAAGACCCTGTTCCAGCAGGAAGAGGGCGAGAAGACGATCGTCAGGGAAGTCGCCGCCATCGCCGCCGAGCGCGGCGTCTCCCGGGCCCAAGTGGCATTGGCCTGGGTCTCACGTAACCCCGTGGTCTCCGCACCGATCGTCGGCGTCACCAAGCCGCACCACCTCCAGGACGCGATCGCCTCACTCGAAGTGCGCCTGACGGATGCGGAGGCGGCGCGCCTCGAAGGCCCCTACGCACCGCAACCCCTGGCCGGTTTCTGA
- a CDS encoding SDR family NAD(P)-dependent oxidoreductase, with the protein MTHDLITSSFNAVSTAAEVVDGNDLHGKRLIVTGGSSGIGIETARALAGAGADVLIAVRNPEAGRSVADDINTGLDSPRVTVAHLDLADLSSVRRFAAEWGKKPLHALIHNAGIMATPLTRTGSGWELQFATNHLGHFALANALHHALAAANGARIVSVSSRGHLRSPVEFDDINFLERAYDPWLAYGQSKTANVLFAVEANRRWADDGITANALHPGGIMTNLVRHLPEDVIDGFRTDPAAVYKTPEQGAATSVFVATSPLLEQIGGRYFEDCNQALPYDGGPEPVGVADHALDPEAALRLWDVSEHAISR; encoded by the coding sequence ATGACGCACGATCTCATCACCAGCTCCTTCAACGCAGTCTCCACGGCAGCCGAAGTGGTCGACGGGAACGACCTCCACGGCAAACGATTGATCGTCACCGGCGGTTCCTCCGGCATCGGCATCGAGACCGCACGCGCACTTGCCGGTGCCGGCGCCGACGTCCTCATCGCCGTGCGCAACCCGGAGGCCGGCCGCAGCGTGGCCGATGACATCAACACCGGCCTCGACTCCCCCCGGGTCACGGTCGCACATCTCGACCTAGCAGACCTTTCCTCGGTACGTCGCTTCGCCGCCGAGTGGGGCAAGAAGCCCCTGCACGCCCTGATCCACAACGCCGGCATCATGGCGACCCCGTTGACGCGGACTGGGTCCGGCTGGGAACTCCAGTTCGCCACCAACCACCTCGGCCATTTCGCCCTCGCCAATGCCCTCCACCACGCCCTGGCGGCCGCGAACGGCGCCCGGATCGTCTCGGTGAGTTCCCGCGGCCATCTGCGCTCGCCCGTCGAGTTCGACGACATCAACTTCCTCGAGCGCGCATACGATCCGTGGCTGGCCTACGGACAGTCCAAGACCGCCAATGTGCTCTTCGCCGTCGAGGCGAACCGGCGCTGGGCCGACGACGGGATCACCGCGAACGCACTGCACCCGGGAGGGATCATGACCAACCTGGTCCGCCACCTGCCCGAGGACGTGATCGATGGTTTTCGCACGGACCCGGCGGCTGTGTACAAAACCCCGGAGCAAGGAGCCGCGACATCTGTGTTCGTGGCCACGTCACCCCTGCTCGAGCAAATAGGCGGCCGTTACTTCGAGGACTGCAATCAGGCCCTGCCGTACGACGGCGGCCCGGAGCCTGTCGGCGTGGCCGACCATGCCCTCGACCCCGAGGCGGCACTGCGCCTCTGGGACGTCTCGGAGCACGCCATCAGCAGGTGA
- a CDS encoding SDR family NAD(P)-dependent oxidoreductase → MTENLITTPFSAQTTAAEVLDGIDLSGRRAIVTGGASGIGRETAHALAAAGAEVTIGVRDPAAGAQAAEEITPASGPGTVCAAMLDLADQTSVHAFVGAWQRPLHILVLNAGVMASPLERTREGWEMQFATNHLGHFALATGLHSALAAAQGARVVSVSSVGHVNGDVLFDDINFQRHTYEPWAAYSQSKTANILFAVEAARRWASDLIAVNALNPGRITSTRLGRHIGDISNSPASFEANSADVSWKDIEQGAATSALLAASPLVEGVTGRYFEDCNEAGPHRPGVRRGVAAHAMDRQSAARLWQTSLDMLAAAATT, encoded by the coding sequence ATGACCGAGAACCTCATCACGACCCCGTTCAGTGCACAGACAACCGCCGCCGAGGTGCTGGACGGCATCGACCTCAGCGGCCGTCGCGCCATCGTCACCGGAGGAGCCTCCGGCATCGGACGCGAGACCGCACATGCTCTGGCCGCTGCCGGGGCCGAGGTGACCATCGGCGTCCGCGACCCGGCAGCGGGCGCACAGGCCGCCGAGGAGATCACCCCCGCAAGCGGCCCGGGAACAGTGTGCGCCGCGATGCTCGATCTCGCCGACCAGACCTCGGTGCATGCGTTTGTCGGGGCATGGCAGAGGCCGCTGCACATCCTCGTCCTCAACGCCGGCGTGATGGCCTCGCCGCTGGAGCGGACGAGGGAGGGCTGGGAAATGCAGTTCGCCACCAACCACCTCGGCCACTTCGCCCTCGCCACCGGCCTGCACAGCGCCCTGGCAGCAGCCCAGGGTGCCCGCGTGGTCTCCGTCAGCTCGGTCGGCCACGTCAATGGTGACGTCCTCTTCGACGACATCAACTTCCAACGGCACACCTACGAGCCGTGGGCGGCCTACAGCCAGTCCAAGACCGCCAACATCCTGTTCGCCGTCGAGGCGGCCCGCCGCTGGGCGTCCGACCTGATCGCCGTGAACGCCCTCAACCCCGGCCGCATCACCAGCACCCGGCTCGGCCGCCACATCGGGGACATCTCCAACAGTCCGGCCTCGTTCGAGGCCAACAGCGCCGACGTGTCCTGGAAGGACATCGAGCAGGGCGCCGCCACCTCGGCGCTACTGGCCGCCTCCCCGTTGGTCGAAGGCGTGACAGGCCGGTACTTCGAGGACTGCAACGAAGCCGGCCCGCACCGCCCCGGGGTGCGCCGGGGAGTGGCCGCCCACGCCATGGACCGCCAGAGCGCGGCCCGCCTGTGGCAGACATCCCTCGACATGCTCGCGGCCGCGGCAACGACCTGA
- a CDS encoding PP2C family protein-serine/threonine phosphatase, with protein sequence MGAGRVPVDRLPEQQLGRRLVAIPLALIVVITVVDIHSPPDVHLGPLLVIAPALTASLAGPRLTALVGALAVAAQVLIAVFHGGLTTPNHLSQITALTMLSALVVFVCHVRERRSRELNRARSVAETAQLVLLRPPRRRIGPLRVAWLYLAAEDETRIGGDLFAIARSDRGTRVIIGDVRGKGLAAIGEASMLLGAFREGAQHYGTLPELAAGLEASVCRHLKEVADTEHDPGEHFITALLLDVPDHDTQVEMVNCGHPPPLLLHDGQLTVLHARRPIPPLGMCELPAPSHRADPFTFEDGDTLLLYTDGVTEARSPKGAFYPLTERAASAPTSGPEALLRHIHRDLLNHISHEPGDDAALLAIERYGTHPLHRTHTTARPLDGRLRLDSDSKPVAQDPS encoded by the coding sequence ATGGGTGCGGGGCGTGTGCCGGTGGACCGCCTCCCGGAGCAGCAGCTGGGCCGCAGGCTGGTGGCAATTCCCCTTGCGCTGATCGTCGTGATCACCGTGGTGGACATCCATTCCCCGCCAGACGTCCACCTGGGCCCCTTGCTGGTCATCGCGCCGGCCCTGACCGCTTCCCTGGCCGGGCCGCGGCTGACCGCCCTCGTCGGAGCACTGGCCGTGGCGGCCCAAGTGCTCATCGCCGTGTTCCACGGCGGACTGACCACACCCAACCACCTCTCGCAGATCACCGCTTTGACCATGCTGTCCGCCCTGGTCGTCTTCGTCTGCCACGTGCGCGAGCGGCGCAGCCGGGAGCTGAACCGGGCACGCTCGGTGGCCGAGACAGCACAGCTCGTACTGCTGCGGCCACCACGCCGCCGGATCGGGCCGCTGCGGGTGGCGTGGCTGTACCTGGCAGCCGAGGACGAGACCCGTATCGGCGGCGACCTGTTCGCGATCGCCCGCTCCGACCGCGGCACCCGCGTGATCATCGGCGACGTCCGCGGCAAGGGACTGGCCGCCATCGGTGAGGCATCCATGCTGCTGGGCGCGTTCCGCGAGGGCGCCCAGCACTACGGCACCCTGCCCGAACTCGCCGCGGGCCTGGAGGCGAGCGTCTGCAGGCACCTGAAGGAAGTCGCCGACACCGAGCACGACCCGGGCGAGCACTTCATCACCGCCCTGCTGCTCGACGTCCCCGACCACGACACGCAGGTCGAGATGGTCAACTGCGGCCACCCTCCGCCCCTGCTGCTGCACGACGGCCAGCTCACCGTCCTGCACGCACGACGCCCCATACCCCCCTTGGGCATGTGCGAACTACCCGCCCCCAGCCACCGCGCCGACCCCTTCACCTTCGAGGACGGCGACACGCTGCTGCTCTACACCGACGGCGTCACCGAAGCCCGCTCACCCAAAGGAGCCTTCTACCCCCTCACCGAGCGCGCCGCATCCGCGCCCACATCCGGACCCGAGGCCCTGCTCCGCCACATCCACCGCGACCTGCTGAACCACATCAGCCACGAACCCGGGGACGACGCCGCTCTCCTGGCCATCGAACGCTACGGCACCCACCCCCTCCACCGAACGCACACCACGGCGCGCCCCCTCGACGGCCGCCTTCGACTCGACTCCGACTCGAAGCCGGTTGCGCAGGACCCTTCCTGA
- a CDS encoding TetR/AcrR family transcriptional regulator yields the protein MTGHEGDAGRPRRPLRADAQRNEDRLLEAAADAFAREGAGASVKDIARAAGVGVGTLYRRFPSKELLIEAIYRQEVQRLCEAAPDLTATHPPVDALRTWMERFIDFMAAKHGMADALAVVLTDDSEKLHTRALLADAIAHLLGAVESEALARPGVSAQDVLMALGGISLIAASEEQRDLATRLIGLLLHGIVSK from the coding sequence GTGACTGGCCACGAGGGGGATGCTGGGCGGCCCCGCAGGCCGCTGCGCGCGGACGCGCAGCGCAACGAGGACCGGTTGCTGGAGGCGGCAGCGGACGCCTTCGCCCGCGAGGGTGCGGGGGCCTCGGTCAAGGACATCGCCCGCGCGGCCGGCGTCGGTGTCGGCACGCTCTACCGGCGGTTTCCGTCCAAGGAACTGCTGATCGAAGCGATCTACCGGCAAGAAGTGCAGCGGCTGTGCGAGGCGGCACCGGACCTCACGGCCACCCATCCGCCGGTGGATGCACTGCGGACCTGGATGGAGCGCTTCATCGACTTCATGGCAGCCAAGCACGGCATGGCCGACGCGCTGGCCGTGGTGCTGACCGACGACAGTGAGAAGCTGCACACCCGGGCCCTGCTCGCCGACGCCATCGCCCACCTGCTCGGCGCAGTGGAGAGCGAGGCACTGGCGCGGCCAGGGGTCAGCGCCCAGGACGTGCTGATGGCTCTGGGCGGGATCAGCCTCATCGCCGCCAGCGAAGAGCAGCGCGACCTGGCCACCAGACTCATCGGCCTGCTCCTGCACGGCATCGTGTCGAAATGA